TTACAATTCTTCCCGTCTCTCTAGCCGCTTTAATAATAATTTCTGAATCGATCGGTTTTATGGTGTGCATATCAATCACGCGGCAATTCAGTCCGTCAGATTTCAACATCTGACTAGCTTTTAATACTTCCTGGACCATCAGGCCTGAGGTTATAATTGTTAGATCGCTGCCTTCACTTAATGTGATTCCTTTTCCTAGCTGAAAATCACAATGCCCTTCTTCATAAACCGCTTCGACAGCCAACCGTCCCAATCGCAAATAAAATGGGCCGTCTATTTCTAACGCTGTTTTTACCGCTAATCGGGTTGAAACGGCATCACACGGCTGAATAATTTGCATATTCGGGATCGATCGCATAATTCCCAAATCCTCCACTGCCTGATGTGATGCTCCATCTTCACCAACTGAAATACCCGCATGGGTGGCTCCAATTTTTACATTTAGGTTGGGGTAACAAATGGAGTTTCTGATTTGTTCACAACCTCGCCCGGCAGCAAAAACTGCAAAGGTGCTGGCAAAACAAGGTTTCCCCATTGATGCGATGCCTGCTGCTACTGACATCATATTACCTTCAGCGATCCCCATATTAAAATGGCGTTCCGGAAAATCTTCTTTAAAAAAACGGGTCATCGTCGATTTGGTCAAATCGGCATCTAAAACATAAAATCCATAATCCTTTCCCAACTCTGCCAATGCTTTACCATACGCTTCTCTGGTTGCAATTTTTTCCCGATTACTCATGGCATTTCCCCAATTCCTTAATCTTTGCATCTAATTCTAAAACAGCCATTTCGTATTGCTCTTGGTTAGGAGTACTGCCATGCCACTGATATTGACCTTCCATAAATGAAACCCCTTTTCCTTTAACCGTATGTCCAACAATGACAGTCGGTTTATCCGTTTTGGCCATATGAATGGTATCAAGGACCATCGTTAATTCACTGATATCGTTTCCATTACAGCTTAGAACGTTCCAATCAAAGGCCTTAAACTTTTTGGCGACATCACCAACATTCATGACCATTTGA
This is a stretch of genomic DNA from Acetobacterium woodii DSM 1030. It encodes these proteins:
- a CDS encoding transketolase family protein, with translation MSNREKIATREAYGKALAELGKDYGFYVLDADLTKSTMTRFFKEDFPERHFNMGIAEGNMMSVAAGIASMGKPCFASTFAVFAAGRGCEQIRNSICYPNLNVKIGATHAGISVGEDGASHQAVEDLGIMRSIPNMQIIQPCDAVSTRLAVKTALEIDGPFYLRLGRLAVEAVYEEGHCDFQLGKGITLSEGSDLTIITSGLMVQEVLKASQMLKSDGLNCRVIDMHTIKPIDSEIIIKAARETGRIVTVEESNILCGLGSAVAEVVSQQFPCPIKMIGMKDCFGRSGKPLELLDYYGLSAKKIADEIKRFGK